GTCAGGAGGATTAACTTTGAATCACCTTCTCTTGCCTATGTAGTTGGAGTACACCTCGGGGATGGGAGTGTGAGCCTTGACGATAGATACAGATACAGGATAAGGCTTAAGGTAGTTGACAGGGAGTTCGCTGAGGCCTTCGCTGAGGCCCTTAAAGATATAGGCTTGAGGCCAAGCCTCTACTGGGAGAACGATTCTTCAAGAGTTGGAAGGTGGGTTGTTGAAGCTGTAAGCAAGGAGCTTTACATGTTTTTGAGCGGGCCAAGGGAGAAGCTGTTCGAAGTTGCAGGAAGGTGGCCCGTAGAATTCCTAAGGGGATTCTTTGATAGCGAGGGGAGCGTTTCCATAAGCAAAAAGAACCCACGAAAAGCTAGTATAACTGCAGATAACTATGATAAAGACGTCCTTAAATTATGTAGGGATCTTCTTGAGGGTATGGGAATTCACTCCACGGTGTACTTGGCTAGAAAGAAAGGAACAAAAGTTGTAATTAGGGGACA
This is a stretch of genomic DNA from Pyrococcus kukulkanii. It encodes these proteins:
- a CDS encoding LAGLIDADG family homing endonuclease yields the protein MRSLKDLSPQEVEKIREEVRRLRKKGLSYSKISEIIKEKKGVKISKATVMRWCKGESDPLRKVRRINFESPSLAYVVGVHLGDGSVSLDDRYRYRIRLKVVDREFAEAFAEALKDIGLRPSLYWENDSSRVGRWVVEAVSKELYMFLSGPREKLFEVAGRWPVEFLRGFFDSEGSVSISKKNPRKASITADNYDKDVLKLCRDLLEGMGIHSTVYLARKKGTKVVIRGQEYEYTSDLYRISIHRRSSVARFAEVIGFTILRKQEKLAMFLQEYYSQSSENNYHRK